A DNA window from Rhipicephalus sanguineus isolate Rsan-2018 chromosome 8, BIME_Rsan_1.4, whole genome shotgun sequence contains the following coding sequences:
- the LOC119401866 gene encoding uncharacterized protein LOC119401866 produces MKAFAAAVCALLVCGVYADKKDEKVEARGGLLGAGLGGYGAGAGLGGVGLGGYGGGFQSGYGSSAGGHQGGFQQGAGGYNQGSGAFAGGASNRNVNAYNDNKGYSHSSGFSSSDSKNFGSGHNQGSSGYQGGAAGHQGGYGAQSFGHNAGTGYGGGYLG; encoded by the exons GCATTCGCCGCCGCTGTCTGCGCCCTCCTAGTCTGCGGCGTTTACGCTGACAAGAAGGACGAGAAGGTCGAAGCCCGCGGTGGCCTCCTGGGTGCTGGTCTCGGTGGCTACGGAGCCGGTGCTGGTCTCGGAG GAGTTGGTCTTGGTGGATATGGTGGAGGCTTCCAGTCCGGCTACGGCTCATCTGCCGGTGGCCACCAGGGCGGATTCCAGCAGGGCGCTGGCGGGTACAACCAGGGCTCAGGAGCATTCGCTGGCGGTGCCTCCAACAGGAACGTGAACGCCTACAACGACAACAAGGGCTACAGCCACAGCTCGGGCTTCTCGTCCTCTGACAGCAAGAACTTCGGCTCTGGACACAATCAGGGATCATCTGGCTACCAAGGAGGTGCTGCCGGACACCAGGGAGGCTACGGAGCGCAGTCCTTCGGACACAACGCCGGAACCGGCTACGGTGGTGGATACCTTGGTTAG